The following proteins come from a genomic window of Pseudochaenichthys georgianus chromosome 17, fPseGeo1.2, whole genome shotgun sequence:
- the LOC117462453 gene encoding E3 ubiquitin/ISG15 ligase TRIM25-like: MAQKGVQLDRETFSCSICLDLLKDPVATPCGHSYCMKCIEGFWDGEDEKEIHSCPQCRQSFTPRPVLLKNTMLAALVEELKKTGLQAAPADLCYAEAEDVACDVCTRRKRRACKSCLQCLASYCDKHLQPHYDVAPLKKHKLVEPSKKLQENICSSHDEVMKMFCRTDQQCICYLCSVDKHKGHDTVSAAAERTERQRELEGSRENIQQRIQDGEKEVKLLQQEVEAVNGSADKAVEDSEKTFTELIRLMEKRSSDVKQQVRSQQKREVSRVRELQKKLEQEMAELKRRDAELKLLSHTEDHNQFLLSYPSLPAVSEATHSSSTNIRPLSYFEDVTAALSAVRDKLQDVLREEWTNVSSTEVDVLLLAAEPTTRAGFLRYSQEITLDPNTAYTQLLLSEGGRKATFMEQPQSYSSHPDRFTYCYPQVLSRKSLTGHCYWEVEWRGEEVHVAVSYKNISRAGGECFFGFNDQSWSLECYQNSYTFHYNSIDTPVSGPWSSRVGVYLDHRAGILSFYSVSETMTLLHRVQTSFTRPLHAGVCLYGYGTTAEFCKLK, translated from the coding sequence ATGGCGCAGAAAGGAGTTCAGCTGGACCGGGAAACCTTCTCTTGTTCGATCTGTCTGGATCTACTGAAGGATCCGGTGGCTACTCCCTGTGGACACAGCTACTGCATGAAGTGTATTGAAGGCTTCTGGGATGGAGAGGATGAGAAGGAGATCCACAGCTGCCCTCAGTGCAGGCAGAGCTTCACACCGAGGCCTGTCCTGCTGAAAAACACCATGTTAGCAGCTTTAGTGGAGGAGCTGAAGAAGACTGGACTCCAAGCTGCTCCTGCTGATCTCTGCTATGCTGAAGCTGAAGATGTGGCCTGTGATGTCTGCACTAGGAGAAAACGGAGAGCCTGTAAGTCCTGTCTGCAGTGTCTGGCCTCTTATTGTGACAAACACCTCCAGCCTCATTATGACGTAGCTCCATTAAAGAAACACAAGCTGGTGGAGCCCTCCAAGAAGCTCCAGGAGAACATCTGCTCTAGTCACGACGAGGTTATGAAGATGTTCTGCCGCACTGATCAGCAGTGTATCTGTTATCTCTGCTCTGTGGACAAACACAAAGGCCACGACACGGTGTCAgctgcagcagagaggactgagaggcagagagagctgGAGGGGAGTCGAGAAAACATCCAGCAGAGAATCCAGGACGGAGAGAAGGAGGTGAAGCTGCTTCAGCAGGAGGTGGAGGCTGTCAATGGCTCTGCTGACAAAGCAGTGGAGGACAGTGAGAAGACGTTCACTGAGCTGATCCGTCTCATGGAGAAGAGAAGCTCTGATGTGAAGCAGCAGGTCAGATCCCAGCAGAAGAGAGAGGTGAGTCGAGTCAGAGAGCTTCAGAAGAAGCTGGAGCAGGAGATGGCTGAGCTGAAgaggagagacgctgagctgaagCTGCTGTCTCACACAGAGGACCACAACCAGTTTCTGCTCAGCTACCCCTCACTGCCAGCCGTCAGTGAAGCTACACACTCCTCCAGCACCAACATCCGTCCTCTGAGCTACTTTGAGGACGTGACGGCGGCCCTGTCAGCAGTCAGAGACAAACTACAGGACGTCCTGAGAGAGGAATGGACAAACGTCTCATCGACTGAAGTGGATGTTTTACTGTTGGCAGCAGAGCCCACCACCAGAGCTGGGTTCTTAAGATACTCACAGGAGATCACTCTGGACCCAAACACAGCATACACACAGCTGTTATTATCTGAAGGGGGCAGAAAAGCAACATTCATGGAACAACCACAGTCTTATTCTAGTCACCCAGACAGATTCACTTATTGTTATCCTCAGGTCCTGAGTAGAAAGAGTCTGACTGGACATTGTTACTGGGAGGTGGAGTGGAGAGGGGAAGAGGTTCATGTAGCAGTCTCATACAAGAATATCAGCAGAGCAGGGGGTGAATGTTTCTTTGGATTCAATGACCAATCTTGGTCCTTAGAGTGTTACCAAAACAGTTATACATTCCATTACAACAGTATCGACACTCCTGTCTCAGGTCCTTGGTCCTCCAGAGTAGGAGTGTACCTGGATCACAGAGCAGGTATTCTGTCCTTCTACAGCGTCTCTGAAACCAtgactctcctccacagagtCCAGACCTCATTCACTCGGCCGCTACATGCTGGAGTTTGTCTTTATGGTTATGGAACCACAGCtgagttttgtaaactgaaatAG